A window of Campylobacter ureolyticus contains these coding sequences:
- a CDS encoding aryl-sulfate sulfotransferase, protein MKKILSSVLVAGMLLGVGATTSLAMGGPSGPKTDYPVPGKIGEVIVNPYKIAPLTAIIRNGGYELKDIKVTIVPKENGQTLSYQVSDAKAKGYGGIPIWGLYPDYYNTINVEYTKIHGSKQEKIKETYHIYAAPIYTEVSGTPDQKGSMFSKIEVKKVADKYKDRLYLINHVTNKSGQGTRVVWNNPMGGAIEWNFYPQNFIIDTAGDVRWYIFANPIYDFDKVYGAGVMMGFKQNPDGQLTFGYGQRYAKYDLMGKESFNRQLPLGYNDFSHSFDVSPKGNYFLRVGSSNTKRLDGKNVRTVRDVIIEVDPATGDVVDDWRLYEILDPYRDVVFKTLDQGAVCLNIDANLAGQTLSDEDLAKLDDNDKFGDIIGSGAGRNWAHVNSVDHDAEDDSIILSSRHQSAIIKIGRDKQVKWILGSPEGWSDKFKDKLLTPVDSKGNKISCEASGSKCPGYLSDKGGFDWTWTQHTAFKIDAKSKGDILYVTAFDNGDGRGMEQPALPSMKYSRGVIYKVDQKKMTVEQVWEYGKNRGHDFYSPVTSITEYHADKDSILMYSATAGGAFDFDTGAFASLPNPTLLEFDYLAKEPSVEIQIFDTNGYQAIPINLQKAFK, encoded by the coding sequence ATGAAAAAAATTCTTAGTTCAGTCTTAGTGGCTGGCATGCTTTTAGGCGTTGGAGCCACGACCTCTTTAGCAATGGGTGGTCCAAGTGGTCCAAAAACAGATTATCCAGTTCCTGGAAAAATAGGTGAAGTTATAGTAAATCCTTATAAAATCGCCCCACTTACAGCAATTATTAGAAATGGTGGTTATGAATTAAAAGATATCAAAGTAACCATAGTCCCAAAAGAAAATGGACAAACACTTAGCTATCAAGTAAGTGATGCAAAAGCAAAGGGATATGGTGGAATTCCTATTTGGGGACTTTATCCTGATTATTACAACACGATAAATGTAGAATATACTAAAATTCACGGCTCTAAACAAGAAAAGATAAAAGAGACTTATCACATTTATGCAGCACCAATATACACAGAAGTATCTGGCACACCAGATCAAAAAGGTTCAATGTTTAGCAAAATCGAAGTTAAAAAAGTAGCCGATAAATACAAAGATAGACTTTATCTAATCAATCACGTAACAAACAAAAGTGGACAAGGCACTAGAGTTGTATGGAACAACCCAATGGGTGGAGCAATAGAGTGGAACTTTTATCCTCAAAATTTCATCATCGATACAGCAGGAGATGTGCGCTGGTACATTTTTGCAAATCCAATCTATGACTTTGATAAAGTTTATGGAGCAGGCGTTATGATGGGCTTTAAGCAAAACCCTGATGGACAGCTTACTTTTGGATATGGACAAAGATATGCTAAATATGATCTTATGGGAAAAGAGAGCTTTAACCGCCAACTTCCGCTTGGATATAATGATTTTTCACACTCATTTGATGTATCACCAAAAGGAAACTACTTCTTAAGAGTTGGCAGCTCAAATACAAAAAGACTTGATGGCAAAAATGTCCGCACTGTTAGAGATGTTATTATCGAAGTTGACCCAGCAACTGGTGATGTTGTTGATGATTGGAGATTGTATGAGATACTAGATCCTTATAGAGATGTTGTTTTTAAAACTCTTGATCAAGGTGCGGTTTGCCTAAATATAGATGCGAATTTAGCAGGTCAAACTCTAAGCGATGAGGATTTGGCAAAACTTGATGACAATGATAAATTTGGAGATATCATAGGAAGTGGAGCTGGTAGAAACTGGGCGCATGTAAACTCAGTAGATCACGACGCAGAAGATGATAGTATTATCCTTTCAAGCCGCCATCAAAGCGCTATTATTAAGATAGGAAGAGATAAACAGGTAAAGTGGATTTTAGGCTCACCTGAGGGGTGGAGTGATAAATTTAAAGATAAACTTTTAACTCCGGTAGATAGCAAAGGCAACAAGATAAGTTGCGAAGCAAGTGGCTCAAAATGTCCTGGATATCTAAGCGACAAAGGTGGATTTGACTGGACTTGGACACAACACACTGCATTTAAAATTGATGCAAAAAGCAAAGGTGATATCTTATATGTAACAGCTTTTGACAATGGCGATGGTAGAGGCATGGAACAACCGGCACTTCCATCAATGAAATATAGCCGTGGAGTAATTTACAAAGTAGATCAAAAGAAGATGACTGTTGAGCAAGTTTGGGAGTATGGTAAAAATAGAGGTCATGACTTCTACTCTCCGGTTACATCAATTACAGAATATCACGCTGATAAAGATTCTATTTTAATGTATTCAGCTACGGCTGGTGGAGCGTTTGATTTTGATACTGGAGCGTTTGCCTCACTTCCAAATCCAACACTTTTGGAATTTGACTATCTAGCAAAAGAACCATCAGTTGAAATCCAGATTTTTGATACAAATGGATATCAAGCTATTCCTATAAATTTACAAAAAGCTTTTAAGTAG
- a CDS encoding aryl-sulfate sulfotransferase, translated as MKKILSSVLVAGMLVSVGVTTSFAIGGASGAKTDYVVQGKIGELVVNPYDIAPLTAVIKNGGYTIKDATVRIVPKKDGQEIKYKVADGELKTHGGIPVFGLYPDYVNTVEVEYTRTYKGADEKIKEDYKIYTAPVFGDVSGMRGQKGVFFDEIKVTKPATDKFKDRLYFVNNFQPKTGKGTKVVWNNPTGGALEWNYTPQIFILDTKGEIRWYMEPSKIYNLKSAFHAGVMMGFKQNDDGDITWGYGQRYAKYDIMGREIFNRELPAGYVDFSHSMDDSPNGHYFLRVANANLKRNDGKNVRTVRDVIVEVDQNGQVVDDWKLYEILDPYRDNVLKVLDQGAVCLNIDAKAGGHTLSDEELAKLDDNDKFGDIVGSGPGRNWAHVNSVDHDAEDDSIIISSRHQNAIIKIGRDKQVKWILGNPVGWKDKFKDKLLTPVDSKGNKISCGDDGAKCPGYESDKGGFDYTWTQHTAFKIDEKSKGDIIYVSAFDNGDSRGMEQPALPTMKYSRSVIYKIDQKKKTVEQVWEYGKDRGFDWYSSVTSLTEYQADKNSVMVYSAVAGMQFDIATGNPTGLPSPHINEFEWGAKEPSIEIIMTNAMGYQAWPFSIEKALSK; from the coding sequence ATGAAAAAAATTCTTAGTTCGGTTTTAGTTGCTGGTATGCTTGTCTCAGTTGGAGTGACAACTTCATTTGCAATTGGTGGAGCAAGTGGTGCCAAGACTGATTATGTAGTTCAAGGAAAAATTGGTGAGTTAGTTGTAAATCCTTACGATATAGCTCCACTAACAGCTGTTATTAAAAATGGCGGATATACAATAAAAGATGCAACCGTTAGAATCGTGCCAAAAAAAGATGGCCAAGAGATCAAATACAAAGTAGCAGATGGCGAGCTTAAAACTCATGGTGGAATTCCTGTTTTTGGACTTTATCCTGATTATGTAAATACAGTTGAAGTTGAATACACAAGAACATATAAAGGTGCCGATGAGAAGATAAAAGAGGACTATAAAATTTATACTGCTCCTGTTTTTGGCGATGTTAGCGGTATGAGAGGTCAAAAAGGTGTATTTTTTGATGAGATCAAAGTTACAAAACCTGCAACTGACAAATTCAAAGATAGACTTTATTTTGTGAACAACTTTCAACCAAAGACTGGGAAAGGCACAAAAGTTGTATGGAATAACCCAACAGGTGGTGCACTAGAGTGGAACTATACTCCTCAAATTTTTATCCTTGATACAAAAGGTGAAATTAGATGGTATATGGAGCCAAGTAAAATTTATAATCTAAAATCAGCATTCCACGCTGGCGTTATGATGGGCTTTAAGCAAAATGATGATGGCGATATAACTTGGGGCTATGGTCAAAGATATGCAAAATATGACATTATGGGAAGAGAGATATTTAACAGAGAGCTTCCTGCTGGATATGTTGATTTTTCACACTCAATGGATGATAGCCCAAATGGCCACTACTTCTTAAGAGTTGCTAATGCAAACTTAAAAAGAAATGATGGCAAAAATGTTCGAACTGTAAGAGATGTTATAGTTGAAGTTGATCAAAACGGTCAAGTTGTTGATGACTGGAAACTTTATGAAATTCTTGATCCATATAGAGACAATGTCCTAAAAGTGCTTGATCAAGGTGCAGTTTGTCTAAATATCGATGCAAAAGCTGGTGGTCATACACTAAGTGATGAAGAGCTAGCAAAGCTTGATGACAATGATAAATTTGGCGATATTGTAGGAAGCGGACCAGGAAGAAACTGGGCACACGTAAACTCAGTTGATCACGATGCCGAAGATGATAGTATCATCATCTCATCACGTCACCAAAATGCAATTATCAAAATAGGTAGAGACAAACAAGTTAAATGGATTTTAGGAAACCCAGTTGGCTGGAAAGATAAATTTAAAGATAAGCTTTTAACTCCAGTTGACAGCAAGGGTAATAAAATTTCTTGCGGTGATGATGGTGCAAAATGTCCTGGATATGAAAGCGATAAAGGTGGCTTTGACTACACTTGGACACAACATACTGCATTTAAAATTGATGAGAAAAGCAAAGGCGATATCATCTATGTAAGTGCATTTGATAATGGCGATAGCCGTGGTATGGAGCAACCTGCACTTCCGACTATGAAATACTCACGCTCAGTAATTTATAAAATAGATCAAAAGAAAAAGACAGTTGAGCAAGTTTGGGAATACGGAAAAGATAGAGGATTTGATTGGTATAGCTCAGTTACAAGCTTAACAGAGTATCAAGCTGACAAAAACTCAGTTATGGTTTATTCAGCAGTTGCTGGAATGCAGTTTGACATCGCAACAGGAAATCCAACAGGTCTTCCAAGCCCACATATTAACGAATTTGAATGGGGTGCAAAAGAGCCTAGTATTGAAATCATTATGACAAATGCAATGGGTTATCAAGCATGGCCATTTAGCATTGAAAAGGCATTGAGCAAATAA